In Brachionichthys hirsutus isolate HB-005 chromosome 5, CSIRO-AGI_Bhir_v1, whole genome shotgun sequence, a single genomic region encodes these proteins:
- the polr3b gene encoding DNA-directed RNA polymerase III subunit RPC2 has translation MEVLEGEFSDMTPQELAAPVDSVTEKWKLLPAFLKVKGLVKQHIDSFNYFINVEIKKIMKANDKITSDADPMWYLKYLNIYVGMPDVEESFNVTRPVSPHECRLRDMTYSAPITVDIEYTRGSQRIIRNALPIGRMPIMLQSSNCVLTGKTPLEFSKLNECPLDPGGYFIVKGQEKVILIQEQLSKNRIIVEQDRKGAVGASVTSSTHEKKSRTNMIVKKGRFYLKHNTLSEDAPIAIIFKGMGVESDQEIVQMIGTEEHVMASFAPSLEECQKAQIFTQTQALRYLGNKVRRQRMWGGPKKTKMEEARELLASLILTHVPVKEFNFRAKCIYLAVMVRRVILAQGDNKVDDRDYYGNKRLELAGQLLSLLFEDLFKKFNSELKKIADQIIPKQRAAQFDVVKHMRQDQITNGMVNAIATGNWSLKRFKMDRQGVTQVLSRLSYISALGMMTRISSQFEKTRKVSGPRSLQPSQWGMLCPSDTPEGEACGLVKNLALMTHITTDMEDGPIIKLAFNLGVEDVNLLCGEELSYPSVFLVFLNGNILGVIRDHHKLVNTFRLMRRAGFINEFVSISTNRTDRCVYISSDGGRLCRPYIIVKKGHPMVKNKHIEDLSQGYRTFEDFLHEGLVEYLDVNEENDCQIALYEHMIYKETTHLEIEPFTLLGVCAGLIPYPHHNQSPRNTYQCAMGKQAMGTIGYNQRNRIDTLMYLLAYPQRPMVKTKTIEMIDFEKLPAGQNATVAVMSYSGYDIEDALILNKASLDRGFGRCLVYKNAKCILRRYTNQTFDKVMGPMLDAATRKPIWRHNILDADGICSPGERVENKQVLVNKSMPTVTQTPLEGSAQPGQPQYRDVPVSYKGSTDSYVEKVMISSNAEDAFLIKILLRQTRRPEIGDKFSSRHGQKGVCGLIVPQEDMPFCDSGICPDIIMNPHGYPSRMTVGKLIELLAGKAGVLDGRFHYGTAFGGSKVKDVCEDLIRYGYNYQGKDYVTSGITGEPLEAYIYFGPVYYQKLKHMVLDKMHARARGPRAVLTRQPTEGRSRDGGLRLGEMERDCLIGYGASMLLLERLMISSDAFEVDVCGQCGLLGYSGWCHYCKSSCHVSSLRIPYACKLLFQEMQSMNIIPRLKLSRYNE, from the exons ATGGAGGTGCTTGAAGGGGAGTTTAGCGACATGACTCCCCAGGAGCTTGCGGCTCCTGTCGACTCTGTAACG GAGAAATGGAAACTGCTACCGGCGTTCTTAAAG GTGAAAGGGCTGGTCAAGCAGCACATTGACTCCTTTAACTATTTCATCAATGTGGAG ataaagaaaataatgaaagcaaACGACAAGATCACAAGTGATGCTGATCCTATGTGGTACCTCAA ATACCTCAACATCTACGTAGGTATGCCTGATGTTGAAGAAAGCTTCAATGTAACCAGACCGGTATCTCCCCATGAG TGTCGTCTCAGAGACATGACCTACTCGGCGCCCATCACGGTGGACATCGAGTACACTCGTGGAAGCCAGAGAATTATCCGTAATGCGCTGCCCATTGGGAG aatgCCAATCATGCTGCAGAGCTCAAACTGTGTTCTTACAGGCAAGACGCCCCTGGAGTTTTCAAAACTCAATGAATGTCCCCTGGATCCAG GAGGATATTTCATCGTTAAAGGTCAGGAGAAGGTTATTCTGATCCAAGAACAGCTGTCCAAGAATCGAATCATCGTAGAGCAGGACAGAAAGGGTGCAGTTGGAGCTTCTGTTACTAG TTCCACTCATGAGAAGAAAAGCAGAACAAATATGATCGTCAAAAAAGGCAGATTTTACCTGAAACACAATACACTGTCAGAGGACGCACCCATCGCTATCATATTTAAG GGTATGGGCGTAGAGAGCGACCAGGAGATCGTGCAGATGATCGGTACCGAGGAGCACGTCATGGCCAGCTTCGCCCCGAGCCTGGAGGAGTGTCAGAAGGCCCAGATCTTCACACAGACGCAG gcttTGCGGTACCTCGGGAACAAAGTGCGGCGACAGCGGATGTGGGGGGGCCCAAAGAAGacaaagatggaggaagccagGGAGCTTCTGGCATCTCTTATCCTCACACACGTTCCT gtgAAAGAGTTTAACTTTCGGGCAAAGTGTATTTACCTGGCTGTAATGGTGCGGCGGGTGATCCTGGCTCAAGGGGACAACAAGGTGGATGATAGAGATTACTATGGCAACAAACGTCTTGAATTGGCTGGACAG CTCCTGTCTCTCCTGTTTGAAGATCTGTTTAAGAAGTTCAACTCTGAGCTGAAGAAAATTGCGGACCAGATCATCCCCAAGCAGAGAGCAGCTCAGTTTGATGTGGTGAAGCACATGCGGCAAGATCAGATCACCAACGGCATGGTCAACGCCATAGCAACG GGAAACTGGTCTCTGAAGCGATTCAAGATGGACCGGCAGGGTGTCACGCAGGTCCTGTCCCGTCTCTCCTACATATCCGCTCTGGGCATGATGACCAGGATCTCCTCCCAGTTTGAAAAGACCAGGAAAGTCAGCGGGCCACGCTCCCTGCAACCGTCGCAGTGGGGCATGCTGTGCCCGTCAGACACCCCTGAAGGAGAG GCGTGCGGCCTGGTGAAGAACTTGGCTCTGATGACCCACATCACCACTGACATGGAGGACGGTCCCATCATCAAACTGGCCTTCAACCTCGGGGTAGAGGACGTCAACTTGCTGTGCGGAGAGGAGCTCTCCTACCCCAgtgtcttcctcgtcttcctcaatG GTAACATTCTGGGTGTGATCCGAGACCATCATAAGCTGGTCAACACCTTCAGACTGATGCGCAGGGCAGGTTTTATCAACGAGTTTGTGTCCATCTCCACCAACCGAACCGACCGCTGCGTCTATATCTCTTCCGATGGGGGTCGCCTCTGCAG GCCGTACATCATAGTAAAGAAAGGACACCCGATGGTGAAGAACAAACACATTGAAGATCTGTCCCAGGGCTACAG AACCTTTGAAGACTTTCTGCATGAAGGCCTGGTGGAGTACCTGGATGTTAACGAGGAGAACGACTGTCAGATCGCCCTGTATGAACACATGATTTATAA AGAGACGACACACTTGGAGATCGAACCCTTCACACTGCTCGGGGTGTGTGCTGGCCTCATTCCCTACCCCCACCACAACCAGTCGCCCAGGAACACCTACCAGTGCGCTATGGGCAAGCAGGCCATGG GTACCATTGGATACAACCAGAGGAACCGTATCGACACGCTGATGTACTTGCTCGCGTATCCGCAGAGACCGATGGTCAAAACAAAAACCATTGAGATGATAGATTTCGAGAAGCTGCCTGCTGGTCAGAACGCCACCGTGGCGGTGATGAGCTACAGCGGCTACGACATAGAAGATGCTCTTATCCTCAACAAGGCCTCGCTTGACAGAG GATTTGGCCGGTGCCTCGTCTATAAAAATGCTAAGTGCATTCTGCGGCGCTACACCAACCAGACCTTTGACAAGGTCATGGGGCCCATGCTGGACGCCGCTACGCGAAAGCCCATCTGGAGGCACAACATCCTGGACGCTGACGGCATCTGCTCCCCAG GTGAGAGAGTGGAGAACAAGCAGGTGTTGGTCAATAAGTCTATGCCAACTGTCACCCAGACACCACTGGAGGGCAGTGCCCAGCCAGGCCAGCCCCAGTACCGCGACGTTCCCGTCAG CTATAAGGGCTCAACGGACTCGTACGTCGAGAAGGTGATGATCTCATCCAACGCCGAAGATGCTTTCCTCATCAAGATCCTCCTGAGGCAGACCAGGAGGCCAGAGATCGGAGACAAGTTCAGCAGCCGGCACGGACAGAAAG ggGTTTGCGGCCTGATCGTTCCCCAGGAGGACATGCCATTCTGTGATTCGGGAATCTGTCCTGATATCATCATGAACCCTCATGGATATCCCTCCAGAATGACG GTGGGAAAGCTGATTGAACTGCTGGCGGGGAAGGCAGGAGTCCTGGACGGGCGCTTTCACTATGGGACGGCCTTTGGGGGGAGCAAGGTGAAGGACGTGTGTGAGGATCTCATTCGTTACGGATACAACTACCAGGGCAAAGACTACGTCACCTCAGGAATCACTGG GGAGCCTCTGGAGGCTTATATCTACTTTGGGCCGGTATATTATCAGAAACTGAAACACATGGTCCTTGACAAAATGCATGCCAGAGCCCGAGGCCCCCGAGCCGTTCTcaccag GCAGCCGACGGAGGGCCGCTCCAGGGATGGAGGTCTGCGTCTGGGAGAGATGGAACGCGACTGCCTGATCGGCTACGGGGCGAGCATGTTGCTGCTGGAACGCCTCATGATCTCCAGCGATGCCTTTGAGGTGGATGTGTGTGGACAGTGCGGCCTGCTGGGATATTCCGGGTG GTGTCACTACTGTAAGTCTTCCTGCCACGTTTCTTCCCTGCGCATCCCGTATGCCTGCAAGCTGCTTTTCCAGGAGATGCAGTCCATGAACATCATCCCCCGACTCAAACTGTCGCGCTACAACGAGTGA
- the endouc gene encoding uridylate-specific endoribonuclease C, with the protein MLHRFPALLVLAFLAGLNASRPAVNQELSGVFNELWRLDVNRLVPGIDYTISVQGRAGFINQGSHVAQDRASQPLFSNVSESKMMNSTTMSRFIKLLDNYERSVGLAEQVTAEEQTETQLFLDAVCKTEVMKRAHRYLVNKGKSSSNLRQFKSQLSLIWFHLYHRQRNAGMDSSGFEHVFVGETKSGTEIIGFHNWIQFYLQEKNLHLDYKGYKAGRHDLPDQDDHVLNLQFSWHSLVKPVGSAFIGTSPEFEMALYTIVFLMNTDRMTKVVVNIDQCQVEVVVIRHGRSLGTAYPKLLSSNGRHLGQQPH; encoded by the exons ATGCTCCACAGGTTCCCTGCGCTCCTTGTCCTCGCTTTTCTCGCTGGATTGAACGCATCGAG ACCAGCTGTAAACCAGGAACTGTCCGGTGTTTTCAATGAGCTGTGGCGGTTGGACGTGAACCGCTTGGTGCCCGGGATAGACTACACCATCTCTGTTCAG GGTCGAGCTGGCTTTATAAACCAGGGCAGCCACGTTGCACAGGATCGCGCCTCGCAGCCTCTGTTCTCCAATGTGAGTGAGAGTAAAATGATGAACTCAACCACCATGTCCC GGTTCATCAAACTCCTGGACAACTATGAGCGGTCCGTCGGGCTGGCTGAgcaagtcacagcagaggagcagactgAGACTCAGCTCTTCCTGGATGCCGTCTGTAAGACGGAAGTCATGAAG CGGGCTCATCGGTACCTGGTGAACAAAGGGAAGTCCAGCTCCAACCTGAGGCAGTTCAAGAGTCAGCTGAGCTTGATCTGGTTCCACCTCTACCACAGACAGAGGAACGCAGG CATGGACTCCAGTGGATTTGAGCATGTCTTTGTTGGAGAGACGAAATCAGGAACTGAGATCATTGGTTTTCACAACTGGATCCAGTTCTACCTGCAAGAGAAAAACCTGCATTTGGACTACAAAGGATACAAGGCTGGACGCCATGACTTG CCCGATCAAGACGACCACGTTCTGAACTTGCAGTTTAGCTGGCACAGCTTGGTGAAGCCTGTCGGCAGCGCCTTCATCGGGACCAGCCCTGAGTTTGAGATGGCGCTCTATACCATCGTCTTCCTCATGAACACGGACAGAATGACCAAAGTTGTGGTCAACATCGACCAATGTCAGGTGGAAGTGGTGGTCATCAGACACGGGCGCTCCCTCGGAACGGCGTACCCCAAACTGCTCAGCAGCAACGGCAGGCATCTTGGGCAGCAGCCACACTGA